The region actaagtatattatttaaagAGAGCAAATGAATAAAGTGTTGAACTTTGTTACTGTATTAGGTACTAAGTTACTACTCGTACGTACATCCAGAATATCCAGATCTTCTGACATATCTAGTTATAGTTTTAAAAAGACCTGAATTAATACTTTTAGTTATACAATTTATTATGATTAAACTTATACATGATTTTTCaagtataagtattaattaattttacttaTGTACAACATTCACCctaaatatatttacaatagaTTTGTTGGAACATTGAGCAGATTCAAAGTGTCGTTTTATAAACAAGTGCGTCATAACGTCACTCATGTAGTTAATAACTTAGGGAAGTAGAATTTAAGTTATGTTACAAAAATATCCCTTGTAATCGAGTCTGTACCTTAGCCTATTAGTTCATAAAGTAGTGTTTATGACGGGTTCTGGCCACGCTACCTCATCACGTCACTGGTCACGAAGCACGAGAACTCGTCATCACTTATGTCTCAGAATTTGAGCATAATAGTGTCGTCCTGTATCACGCCCTTGCCACAGCCGTCGGTCGGGAACGCGCTGGGCGCAGGCGTGGCTCAGGTGCACAGTCCCGAGTTGTCCACTAACGACCGCGCGAGCACGTCGGCGGCCGCGATGTCGCTCACCTTGCCTTCAAAGTGTCCTCGAACGTGGAACATGAACTCCGCTTTCCCAGCAAACTCCTGTCTACACATTAAACACAGGTGGTGCGCGTGTGTGTGTTGTCTCTCAGGTGCGTAATGCGTGTGTCCATGTGTGAAGTACGCGCCTCCGTTGGCCGTTTCGTTGACGACAGTGGCAGTGGAGACGGATGCGGTAGCGATGCCGTGTCCGTTCAGTATCTGCTGATTCTGGTTGTGGTGGTGCAACAGTTGCAACTTCTCTTGATTGGAAAGGTGGAGTTTGTCTTGTTGCTGCAAATTATGAAAATACAGATTAATCAAATGATTGAAAACGTTCTAAAACCAAAAAACGTAGTACCTACATCAAAAAATGTATCAGTTCTAAGCAATTTAAATAgcatcataggtatatcacgaTAACATTTTAAGCAATTAAAAGGCAAACTGGTGAGGTAGTACATGGTACTACAAGGAAGATATTGTAAGGTACCACTGCAGCCCTTATGAAAATTGGATCCTCAAGTTTCATAGCCAAATAATCTGAATTAAGAGTTATTACAGGGAGGCTacaaaataactgcattcctgttgctagggaggttttggaattatactgagcaacttttactatgcaaccaaccccgaaatcgcgaaaaaaaaatttagcctcccatagaaaatggaccagccaaaaaaaatgtatgaaacagccaaatttgttttttcggggttggtcccatagtaaaagttgctcagtataatcccaaaacctccctggcaacgggaatgcagttatttttagccaccctgtatgtacctactacgCTTGATGCTCCGAGAAATGTTAAAGTTGATTAGAATGATTAGGGGATTTTCATAATTGTAAGTCTTAAAAGTTAGGAATAACAGAGATGTGAAGTTACCTGATGCGTCGCCTGCTGCATCTTGTCTTGCAAGAGCTTGTTGTCTGGAAGATGCGACTTGGCGTGGGCGCTCCACTCGTCCCTGGTGGCGAACAGGCGCCCGCACAGCTCGCACGACCACGACACCACCATGCCCGCTGTGGCGGCGGCCACCGCCGCCGTCGCGCTTGTGTGTACCAGGTTTGTATTCTAAACAAGGTCATAAAAAATTGCAAGTTTATCACTATCAAATCTCAGGCGCGTTCCATACACGTAGTAGTGAATGATTTACCACTGAGTTGACTAAGTCCTACTTAGCATTCATATTGCTACAATATCAtgagtatgtatgtatttatgtcggtttaaatatgataataATGTTAGACGGAAAAACCGCATAATTATTGCAGCTGGCTTTACGCCTTTTTCATTATCATGAAAGATTTACCGTAAATGTGTGTCCGGGTACTTGGCACACTTGTATAGACTGCTGGTGCGtatgttgttgttgctgttgctGCTGTTGTTGCTGCTGCTGTTGCTGTTGTTGCTGCGCCTGTTGTTGCTGCTGCGcctgttgttgttgctgttgttgaGCCACGGCCGCTATTTCAGCCTGGCTCGGTTTCGTATCTTCCTGTTTGGTCAATTGCGGCTTCACGTCATCTAGTTTTAAAGCtaggacaaaaaaaatcgtTAGTGTAGATAGCGTCGTCCTAGAATGCGCGCCCCGATGAACGTCTTTCCGTAAAAATTGAACAAGGAAATTTCTGTACAATTGAAGAAATATgaacaataaattatttaactttgaaCAAAAAGGTTACAAGGTTAAAAGAGACGGTCTTATCGACCACTACTTAAGAAATGGACATTCTTACGTGGTATAGAGATGGTTCTTTTCCCAAGCGGTGCTATATTCGACGGCGTGATGTGTTTTAACTTGTTCATATGCAACACCAACTTGTCTCGTCGAGCGAATGCCTTGTTACACACTTCACACACATATGGCTTCTCACCTGTGAAAAATTCGGAAGGCTATATATAGCGTGGCTTTCAAATTAACTTACTtacataacataatataatatttggATCTGAAGTCTAGCTTACCGGTGTGAATTCTCATATGAATTGTGAGCTTGTCTTTACGTGCTAATCCTTTTCCGCAGACGGTACACTCAAACGCCTTACTGCCTGAAACAACTGTTagaaattatattttagtgAGTTTTAATACTTTTATTAATAGTATAGGTACTTAAGAGTAACTGTCTGAACACCTTAACATGTCTTGCACTATTTTGACAAGAAATATATTTGCTTGGTGAGTTTATTTGTGACTGTAGTTAAACCATGAATGAATCAtgatgaatctagtatataactgggTCAGGCACGAGGGGTGCGGacaaatgaccgaacgggatagtcttatgtatctttcagtaggagtagcagcgtaagcgctattattgttcgtgtttgtcacagtctcacatttattttattccccaccgtaaatttagtatggattatggtgggcaacaaataaattcgaccaatcatagtgtcgcattgcgtatgtctTGTCCCTCACTGAGGCACGCGTAGGTATAGCacatctataggatcctaccatctatgAGTTAAACGATTGTTTTAACTATTTTCAGTCTATTGTTTCAGTAAATTCCTTGAGGTCAATTTTAAATAGATCTGTCAGTCGCCTTACCTTCATTAGTGGAACTGGTTGGTTTAATAGCCGGATGCTTCCTTACGGTTGTACCCTGAAGAGCCTTAAGCCTGGTGCCGGGATGCATGGAACCGCCTTCAGCGTATGGTTCCGTAAACGGAATGAGATTCGGCCTGGGTATGTTGTTCGTGACTTCTGGTGACCTGGTGATACAAGATATTACTTTAAAACTTTTGGTCATCGAAATGCGTCGTAAAACAGGTCGACAAAATAAGCTGAAGGAAAAGCATCCGAGGGCGATGTCTCCGCTTAACGGCTTAcgtccttattcataaaacttagcaacctctTATCACTTCTGTCTCTTTCATACAAATAGAAATGCCAGAATGACGGATATGGACAAACGATTTTTTAACGGTTTGTTATAAACGTTTATGGCTAACCCCATTAGTCGTCGTCCTTAAATACAAgccttaaatattataaaaccttactgtgggactaaataggtcgatctgtgtaaaattgtcctatttatatatgtatttatttattagtgtcTTAGTAGGAACCTTCGAATgctatattttattacatttatcaTGGTAAATACTAAATTAGTTATATCCTGGGATAAACTCTTCAATTCGTAGGTTGTAAAATACTCACCAATTCCCGAGACTCTGTAACACTCGAACTCCTCCCTCAAAACCCATTCCGACGTCATCGGGCACTGTGAATGTGCTGTCCGGCCCTCCTGTGCTGGAGCTCACTTGCGGGACTTTAATGGGCGAGTTGATGGTGGCATAGTGGTGTTGTGTGGAGCTGACGGTAGGAGGAGACGGGTGGCCTTGGTGAGCACTGGCATTGTTCTGCGCttgctattaaaacataataatttacAAGTTAATACAAATAAAGTATTGAATTGTTATTATCTAACTCTGCCTCTAAGCGCATATCAATAGATCTAGCCTAGCCTCCTGAGTCCCCCTtgtcattattgcagttttgaatttggaaccgtcttgtgttccattttatttcaaaattgtaTTTCGATTTAATCCTTTATAAAGGCCGCAGGCACTCAGAAGTCTAGAACTAGCGCTATTAGAATAATTAAATAGAACTAGCCAAAACGAAACTGTAAAATAATACCAAAAAACCAATATCGTAAAAGAGTTctgttaagtaggtatttaatggtGTTCATGTTCAGTTCCATTTCActctatttataatatttgaaGACTTTCCCGATTTCACCAGAATTCCATTATTAGATACTGACCAAATGAGAGAATATggtaagtagagttagaccaagaaaagtctgcagcgattttgatagcccacgcagtgcaagtgttatttatacatacgtcataatttcatagaagtttgacgtttaaaattacactagtttgcactgtgtgggctaccaaaatcactgcagacttttcttgttctaactctacCTAGATGCTGCTTAATTCGAACTTACTTGTAATTCTTGATGGTGGCGGGTAGCATTATTAGTGTTGGTAGTTTGTTGTTGCTGATGTTGCTGCTGTTGTTGCTGCTGCtgttgctgctgctgctgctgttgttgttgttgctgctgctgctgctgctgttgCTGTTTAATAACAACAAACTATTTCTCATTATTAGATATTAGTTCTGCGTCGACAAAtgataatagggtattttcctactagtcaaatcagttacttttttaaaactaacaaaacgatttgctaatatggaatttatatgaaacattaaatcgtgacgtcacggtcaactcacctactttttatatttctatccatttattaaatagaacttgtgtttaaaaacaaCTACTATCTgtaattttctaataattatctggtgctttatttcatgcatggtgtaaaataatctattttaaatacagtataataccctattgccAACAAAATTCAGAAATGCATTGGCTTGGACAAAATATTTAGCTATTACAAATTCTATgaatgaataataaaatatttcgccataaatattaaaaattgatTTCACCTCTGAGTCCGATTAACCATTATACATTTGGCATTAGAGATAGTTGTTACACATATCTTTGACGCCGGACGGTCGGTGGGATTATAACGAGGGAGCATAATTATTAGACACTTACTTGTTGCTGCTGTTGTTGTTGCtgctgttgttgttgctgttgttgttgttgctgctgttgttgttgttgctgctgttgttgttgttgttgttgttgctgctgctgctgctgctgttgttgttgttgttgttgctgttgttgttgctgctgctgctgctgctgttgttgttgttgttgttgct is a window of Cydia splendana chromosome 1, ilCydSple1.2, whole genome shotgun sequence DNA encoding:
- the LOC134791522 gene encoding uncharacterized protein LOC134791522 isoform X4; this translates as MRIVTSTINFQDGTVNMDKMTEAQKTAYLEAHVAVQQHMAQAAAAARREQQQQQQQQQQQQQQQQQQQQQQQQQQQQQQQQQQQQQQQQQQQQQQQQQQQQQQQQQQQQQQQQQQQQQQQQQQQQQQQQQQQQQQHQQQQTTNTNNATRHHQELQQAQNNASAHQGHPSPPTVSSTQHHYATINSPIKVPQVSSSTGGPDSTFTVPDDVGMGFEGGVRVLQSLGNWSPEVTNNIPRPNLIPFTEPYAEGGSMHPGTRLKALQGTTVRKHPAIKPTSSTNEVVSGSKAFECTVCGKGLARKDKLTIHMRIHTGEKPYVCEVCNKAFARRDKLVLHMNKLKHITPSNIAPLGKRTISIPPLKLDDVKPQLTKQEDTKPSQAEIAAVAQQQQQQQAQQQQQAQQQQQQQQQQQQQQQQQHTHQQSIQVCQVPGHTFTNTNLVHTSATAAVAAATAGMVVSWSCELCGRLFATRDEWSAHAKSHLPDNKLLQDKMQQATHQQQDKLHLSNQEKLQLLHHHNQNQQILNGHGIATASVSTATVVNETANGGAYFTHGHTHYAPERQHTHAHHLCLMCRQEFAGKAEFMFHVRGHFEGKVSDIAAADVLARSLVDNSGLCT
- the LOC134791522 gene encoding uncharacterized protein LOC134791522 isoform X3, with the translated sequence MRIVTSTINFQDGTVNMDKMTEAQKTAYLEAHVAVQQHMAQAAAAARREQQQQQQQQQQQQQQQQQQQQQQQQQQQQQQQQQQQQQQQQQQQQQQQQQQQQQQQQQQQQQQQQQQQQQQQQQQQQQQQQQQQQQQQHQQQQTTNTNNATRHHQELQQAQNNASAHQGHPSPPTVSSTQHHYATINSPIKVPQVSSSTGGPDSTFTVPDDVGMGFEGGVRVLQSLGNWSPEVTNNIPRPNLIPFTEPYAEGGSMHPGTRLKALQGTTVRKHPAIKPTSSTNEVVSGSKAFECTVCGKGLARKDKLTIHMRIHTGEKPYVCEVCNKAFARRDKLVLHMNKLKHITPSNIAPLGKRTISIPPLKLDDVKPQLTKQEDTKPSQAEIAAVAQQQQQQQAQQQQQAQQQQQQQQQQQQQQQQQHTHQQSIQVCQVPGHTFTNTNLVHTSATAAVAAATAGMVVSWSCELCGRLFATRDEWSAHAKSHLPDNKLLQDKMQQATHQQQDKLHLSNQEKLQLLHHHNQNQQILNGHGIATASVSTATVVNETANGGAYFTHGHTHYAPERQHTHAHHLCLMCRQEFAGKAEFMFHVRGHFEGKVSDIAAADVLARSLVDNSGLCT
- the LOC134791522 gene encoding uncharacterized protein LOC134791522 isoform X1 encodes the protein MRIVTSTINFQDGTVNMDKMTEAQKTAYLEAHVAVQQHMAQAAAAARREQQQQQQQQQQQQQQQQQQQQQQQQQQQQQQQQQQQQQQQQQQQQQQQQQQQQQQQQQQQQQQQQQQQQQQQQQQQQQQQQQQQQQQQQQQHQQQQTTNTNNATRHHQELQQAQNNASAHQGHPSPPTVSSTQHHYATINSPIKVPQVSSSTGGPDSTFTVPDDVGMGFEGGVRVLQSLGNWSPEVTNNIPRPNLIPFTEPYAEGGSMHPGTRLKALQGTTVRKHPAIKPTSSTNEVVSGSKAFECTVCGKGLARKDKLTIHMRIHTGEKPYVCEVCNKAFARRDKLVLHMNKLKHITPSNIAPLGKRTISIPPLKLDDVKPQLTKQEDTKPSQAEIAAVAQQQQQQQAQQQQQAQQQQQQQQQQQQQQQQQHTHQQSIQVCQVPGHTFTNTNLVHTSATAAVAAATAGMVVSWSCELCGRLFATRDEWSAHAKSHLPDNKLLQDKMQQATHQQQDKLHLSNQEKLQLLHHHNQNQQILNGHGIATASVSTATVVNETANGGAYFTHGHTHYAPERQHTHAHHLCLMCRQEFAGKAEFMFHVRGHFEGKVSDIAAADVLARSLVDNSGLCT
- the LOC134791522 gene encoding uncharacterized protein LOC134791522 isoform X7 produces the protein MDNSCLLDLLIRCFAMTEPEDLNFTAFTDLCRLCSLKSGPRLHIFDKESEQRQILFKLRTCLPTMQISKDDFLPKKICERCVTRLEQLYEWRQSCLSTDSVLRNYAESMRIVTSTINFQDGTVNMDKMTEAQKTAYLEAHVAVQQHMAQAAAAARREQQQQQQQQQQQQQQQQQQQQQQQQQQQQQQQQQQQQQQQQQQQQQQQQQQQQQQQQQQQQQQQQQQQQQQQQQQQQQQQQQQQQQQQQQQHQQQQTTNTNNATRHHQELQQAQNNASAHQGHPSPPTVSSTQHHYATINSPIKVPQVSSSTGGPDSTFTVPDDVGMGFEGGVRVLQSLGNWSPEVTNNIPRPNLIPFTEPYAEGGSMHPGTRLKALQGTTVRKHPAIKPTSSTNEVVSGSKAFECTVCGKGLARKDKLTIHMRIHTGEKPYVCEVCNKAFARRDKLVLHMNKLKHITPSNIAPLGKRTISIPPLKLDDVKPQLTKQEDTKPSQAEIAAVAQQQQQQQAQQQQQAQQQQQQQQQQQQQQQQQHTHQQSIQVCQVPGHTFTNTNLVHTSATAAVAAATAGMVVSWSCELCGRLFATRDEWSAHAKSHLPDNKLLQDKMQQATHQQQDKLHLSNQEKLQLLHHHNQNQQILNGHGIATASVSTATVVNETANGGAYFTHGHTHYAPERQHTHAHHLCLMCRQEFAGKAEFMFHVRGHFEGKVSDIAAADVLARSLVDNSGLCT
- the LOC134791522 gene encoding alpha-protein kinase 1 isoform X5, which translates into the protein MRIVTSTINFQDGTVNMDKMTEAQKTAYLEAHVAVQQHMAQAAAAARREQQQQQQQQQQQQQQQQQQQQQQQQQQQQQQQQQQQQQQQQQQQQQQQQQQQQQQQQQQQQQQQQQQQQQQQQQQQQQQQQQQQQHQQQQTTNTNNATRHHQELQQAQNNASAHQGHPSPPTVSSTQHHYATINSPIKVPQVSSSTGGPDSTFTVPDDVGMGFEGGVRVLQSLGNWSPEVTNNIPRPNLIPFTEPYAEGGSMHPGTRLKALQGTTVRKHPAIKPTSSTNEVVSGSKAFECTVCGKGLARKDKLTIHMRIHTGEKPYVCEVCNKAFARRDKLVLHMNKLKHITPSNIAPLGKRTISIPPLKLDDVKPQLTKQEDTKPSQAEIAAVAQQQQQQQAQQQQQAQQQQQQQQQQQQQQQQQHTHQQSIQVCQVPGHTFTNTNLVHTSATAAVAAATAGMVVSWSCELCGRLFATRDEWSAHAKSHLPDNKLLQDKMQQATHQQQDKLHLSNQEKLQLLHHHNQNQQILNGHGIATASVSTATVVNETANGGAYFTHGHTHYAPERQHTHAHHLCLMCRQEFAGKAEFMFHVRGHFEGKVSDIAAADVLARSLVDNSGLCT
- the LOC134791522 gene encoding transcription factor SPT20 homolog isoform X6 yields the protein MRIVTSTINFQDGTVNMDKMTEAQKTAYLEAHVAVQQHMAQAAAAARREQQQQQQQQQQQQQQQQQQQQQQQQQQQQQQQQQQQQQQQQQQQQQQQQQQQQQQQQQQQQQQQQQQQQQQQQQQQQQQQQQQQHQQQQTTNTNNATRHHQELQQAQNNASAHQGHPSPPTVSSTQHHYATINSPIKVPQVSSSTGGPDSTFTVPDDVGMGFEGGVRVLQSLGNWSPEVTNNIPRPNLIPFTEPYAEGGSMHPGTRLKALQGTTVRKHPAIKPTSSTNEVVSGSKAFECTVCGKGLARKDKLTIHMRIHTGEKPYVCEVCNKAFARRDKLVLHMNKLKHITPSNIAPLGKRTISIPPLKLDDVKPQLTKQEDTKPSQAEIAAVAQQQQQQQAQQQQQAQQQQQQQQQQQQQQQQQHTHQQSIQVCQVPGHTFTNTNLVHTSATAAVAAATAGMVVSWSCELCGRLFATRDEWSAHAKSHLPDNKLLQDKMQQATHQQQDKLHLSNQEKLQLLHHHNQNQQILNGHGIATASVSTATVVNETANGGAYFTHGHTHYAPERQHTHAHHLCLMCRQEFAGKAEFMFHVRGHFEGKVSDIAAADVLARSLVDNSGLCT